AGATATTATTTACCACAAAATCGAAGGTTTAAAACCTATCTTTAACTTTTTTTAATCTAAAAAAATCTTCACGCTCTTTTTCCTCTAGTACATCTTGGATATATTTGACTGCTTCTTCATATCGTGGAATCTGTATCTTATCCAGTGCATTAGCCCTTTTGCCGGTTTTTTTAATCTCCATCGCTATCTTATAAACGGCATTTTCTATCTCTGCTAATTCATAAATTAAATATTTTATTTCTAGAAATTTTTTTGCCGCTATATCCATAGCAGGGTTCGTACGATAAAAGCTGTAGGTCGGATGATCTTCTTTTTTTTCATACTCTACAGTAGGGACTTCTAATCCCATGATACTGCGGTACAAAATTTCAAAGGTCTCATCCTTTGGTATAGAAAGAGCAATCTCTTGCACATTATTGATTCCTATAGTCATATTTACGACCTGAAGAGCTCTATAACCTTCTTCAAACTTTTCCTCAACTAATTTTTGAATTTCATTTGCTTTTTCAACTAGCCCCATTACTTCTCTAATAAGTACGGTTCTTTTTTTATCCAGCAAAGAAAAACCTTTTTTAGAAAAATCAAGGGCGTCCTTAGACTTCAATAAATTAGCTTTTGTAGGAGTAAATTCTTGTGACATTTACATCAGCTCCCATAGTATTTATCTATGAATTCAGGTGAAATACGCTCTAATTCTTCTTTTGGCAGTACTCTTAGCACTTCCCAGGCTATATCTAGAGTCTCCTCAATACTTCTGCTTTCATCTACATCTTGAGTCAAGAATCTAGTTTCAAACTGCCTTCCAAATTCCATAAATTTCTGGTCTATATCAGAAAGATCTTCTTCTCCTATAATCTGAGAAAGGCTCCTTACTTCTTGCACTCTAGAATACGAAGAAAACAGCTGAGATGAAACCTCGTCGTGGTCAGCTCTTGTCATGCCTTCTCCTATACCATCCTTCATAAGACGTGAAAGCGAAGGTAAGATATTAATAGGCGGATAAATATTTTTCTGATATAAATCCCTTGATAGCACTATCTGTCCTTCTGTTATATATCCAGAAAGGTCAGGTATCGGATGGGTTATATCGTCATTTGGCATAGTGAGTATCGGAAGAAGAGTAACAGAGCCCTTTGCTCCATCTAGCATTCCTGCACGCTCATAAAGCTGAGCGAGGTCACTATATAGATATCCAGGATAGCCCTTTCTACTAGGCACCTCTTCTCTAGCAGAGGATATCTCACGAAGTGCCTCTCCGTAGCTTGTCATATCAGTCATGATAACTAGAATATGCATGCCCTCTTCATAGGCTAAATATTCAGCCGCAGTAAGTGCACATCTAGGCGTAGTAATACGCTCAACTACAGGCTCGTCAGCCAGGTTCAAATACATTACAACTCTTTCTAGCACTCCCGAAGATTCAAAGCTCTTTCTAAAATAATCTGCAT
This is a stretch of genomic DNA from Acetoanaerobium sticklandii. It encodes these proteins:
- a CDS encoding V-type ATP synthase subunit D codes for the protein MSQEFTPTKANLLKSKDALDFSKKGFSLLDKKRTVLIREVMGLVEKANEIQKLVEEKFEEGYRALQVVNMTIGINNVQEIALSIPKDETFEILYRSIMGLEVPTVEYEKKEDHPTYSFYRTNPAMDIAAKKFLEIKYLIYELAEIENAVYKIAMEIKKTGKRANALDKIQIPRYEEAVKYIQDVLEEKEREDFFRLKKVKDRF
- a CDS encoding V-type ATP synthase subunit B; this translates as MNTKEYLKLDTVVGSLISLSGAEDVAYGEIIDIVVDGKNKRKGKVVMVDEKAIIAQVFQGTQGISTENTSVRFTGHPLEIPLSKDILGRTFNGIGMPVDDGPQVYSSKKHNVNGRPMNPISRRYPRNYLETGISAIDSLMTLIRGQKLPIFSGNGMPHNELAAQIARQARVRGEEENFAIVFAAMGVKHDDADYFRKSFESSGVLERVVMYLNLADEPVVERITTPRCALTAAEYLAYEEGMHILVIMTDMTSYGEALREISSAREEVPSRKGYPGYLYSDLAQLYERAGMLDGAKGSVTLLPILTMPNDDITHPIPDLSGYITEGQIVLSRDLYQKNIYPPINILPSLSRLMKDGIGEGMTRADHDEVSSQLFSSYSRVQEVRSLSQIIGEEDLSDIDQKFMEFGRQFETRFLTQDVDESRSIEETLDIAWEVLRVLPKEELERISPEFIDKYYGS